CGGAGGTCGCCACCTTCGTACGCCGCTGGCACGAGGCCGCCGGGCCGGAGGCCGCACCGTACGAGCAGCCGCTCCTCGACGCGCTGCGCACCGCCGAGCACGTCGCCCAGCTCGCCACCAACCCCCTGATGTGCGGTCTGATCTGCGCGCTCCACCGCGACCGGCGCGGCTTCCTGCCCCGTGGCCGCAAGGCGCTCTACGAGGCCGCCCTGTCGATGCTCCTCTCGCGCCGCGACCGCGAGCGCGACATGGGCGCCCCGTCCGGGCTCGTGCTCGACGAGGCCCCGCAGATCCAGCTGATCCAGCGGCTCGCGTACTGGCTGACGCTGAACGGCCGGACGACGCTGGACCGCGCCCACGCGGAGACGCTCGTCGCGGAGGCTGTCCCGGCGGTCCAGGAGGCCTCGGCGTACACCCCGGACGCGGTCTTCACCCATCTCCTCCACCGCAGCGGCCTGCTCCGCGAGCCGACGGCCGACACGGTCGAGTTCGTCCACCGCACGTTCCAGGACTATCTGGCGGCCAAGGCCCTCGTGGACCGCTGGGACATCGGCGTCCTGGTGCGGCACGCGGCGGACGACCAGTGGGAGGACGTCATCCGCATGGCGGTGGGCCACGCGCGCCCGCGCGAGTGCGCGGAGATCCTCCGCGAGCTGCTGGCCGCGGCGGACGCGACGGAGGACCGCCGGATCCGGCTGCGGCTCGTGATCCTGGCGGCGACTGCCTTGGAGCACGCGACGGAGGTGGCCCCGGAGGTACGGCAGGAACTACTGGCCCGCACGGCGGAGGTGATCCCGCCGCGCACGCCCATGGAGGCACGCGAGCTGGCCAGGGTGGGGCGCCTGGTCCTCGACCTCCTGCCGGGCCCAGAGCGACTGCGCGATCCGGAGGCCCAGATGGTGGTGACGGCGGCGACCCATGTCGCCTCCGACACGGCGATTCCCTACCTGGCTCGGTTCGCCGGTCACCCGTCCATCGTCGTCCGGTCCCAGCTCGTCTGGTCGTGGTCTCGGTTCGACACGGAGCGGTACAGCGAGGAGATCATCGCGCGACTTGACCCAGACGGGCTGGACTACACCCTCACGAACGACGACCAGGCCGCCGCGCTGGTGCGGATCAACCTGCGACCCGACTGCCTTGACATCCGGGATGGGCTCACGACGATCGGAATCAGGCTCCTAAGGCCACTGCTCCCCCATGTGCGAGAGCTCCGGCTGCTACACGAGGACTTCGGCTCACTACTCCGTGAGCTGTCCGACCTCCGCGTGTCCCAGGTGAAAGAGCTCCATCTGCGGGTCACATCCGGCGCACCCGCCTTCGAGGAGATCGCTCGTACTTTCCCCCGACTGCGCGAGCTCCACTTGTACGGCAATGACCAACCCACTCCGTACGACGTCGCGGCGCTCGGGCCCCTTCGAGAGCTGACCGTTCTCAACACCTACGGCACCGAACGGGGCAGGAGCACCCACATCGTCACGTAACACGGAAAAGGGGCGGCCCCGGAACCATCAGGTTCCGGGGCCGCCCCTTCAGCGCTACCGGCTCAGCGGAGCGTCACGCGTCCTTCGAGAGGTTCGGGCCGGTGCCGCCCGTCGCCTCGATCGGCGGGGCGTCCGGCAGTGCCGACTTCTCCTCGCCACGGAACGTGAACGCACGCTCCTCGCCCTCGCCCTCCGTGTCCACGACCACGATGTGACCGGGGCGCAGCTCGCCGAAGAGGATCTTCTCCGACAGCGTGTCCTCGATCTCGCGCTGGATCGTCCGGCGCAGCGGCCGGGCGCCCATCACGGGGTCGTAGCCCTTCTTGGCGAGCAGCTCCTTCGCGGACTGGGAGAGCTCGATGCCCATGTCCCGGTCCTTCAGGCGCTCGTCCACGCGGCCGATCATCAGGTCGACGATCTGGAGGATGTCGTCCTGCGTCAGCTGCGGGAAGACGATGATGTCGTCCACACGGTTGAGGAACTCGGGGCGGAAGTGCTGCTTCAGCTCGTCGCTGACCTTCGCCTTCATCCGCTCGTAGTTGGACTTCGTGTCACCCTGGGCCGCGAAGCCGAGGTTGAAGCCCTTCGAGATGTCCCTGGTCCCGAGGTTGGTGGTCATGATGATGACCGTGTT
Above is a genomic segment from Streptomyces sp. NBC_00094 containing:
- a CDS encoding NACHT domain-containing NTPase, translating into MEPALIGTRLASAAIGPLLKKLLVSDGPGAGLTGKAAKIRLSGLVSFRGEKRALTEKDVHGLAETLVERSLGERGEAPFPADETEAVAHTLGTTLLALGELDMDDVQAVRLGHRDLARRLRAAAPAPDGLSTDSVLYLESMTEWACLHILEFFTQRSTFIARSLVEQTRGQTELIAKIDEVIRRTPRTDGRDAEFERRYLAHLAKKHGRLTIYGIDLHDSPDRWPLDVAYLSLEATGEGGAADGARDGAADGLLPPPHEPVPLRADLALARHDKVLLRGLAGAGKTTLVQWLTTSAAAEKPTDGMGYLYGRVPFVLPLRTLTRHGERLPSPDGFLSAAGCPLTPPEGWADRVLAAGRGLVLVDGIDEIPEAERGRARDWLRGLLDTYEGNRWLVTSRPTAVRDDWLAPEGFTELALSPMTRAEVATFVRRWHEAAGPEAAPYEQPLLDALRTAEHVAQLATNPLMCGLICALHRDRRGFLPRGRKALYEAALSMLLSRRDRERDMGAPSGLVLDEAPQIQLIQRLAYWLTLNGRTTLDRAHAETLVAEAVPAVQEASAYTPDAVFTHLLHRSGLLREPTADTVEFVHRTFQDYLAAKALVDRWDIGVLVRHAADDQWEDVIRMAVGHARPRECAEILRELLAAADATEDRRIRLRLVILAATALEHATEVAPEVRQELLARTAEVIPPRTPMEARELARVGRLVLDLLPGPERLRDPEAQMVVTAATHVASDTAIPYLARFAGHPSIVVRSQLVWSWSRFDTERYSEEIIARLDPDGLDYTLTNDDQAAALVRINLRPDCLDIRDGLTTIGIRLLRPLLPHVRELRLLHEDFGSLLRELSDLRVSQVKELHLRVTSGAPAFEEIARTFPRLRELHLYGNDQPTPYDVAALGPLRELTVLNTYGTERGRSTHIVT